In Penaeus monodon isolate SGIC_2016 chromosome 7, NSTDA_Pmon_1, whole genome shotgun sequence, the genomic stretch AGATTTTATATGTGCCCTATAAATGGTTTATAACCTTTGTCTTTGGATGATTTAAAGTTTGACTTTGGTATGTCTTCTGCCTAGGATATCAGagtatatcattttcttaaaatACTATATTCAAGAGAACTTGGTAAATTATTCTCTAAGGAATCAACcccaataaagattaaaaaatattgcATTTCATATTCTTTATCTATGTAGAAGGAAATTCTGTGACAAGATGGTTCCATAATGCTGCCTGAGTGGCTCTACACCAACACTTCACAGGTGTAATAAGCAAACTGTAGAaggaatttttgtaaaaaaatagttGGATTATCATTTATGGGATTTGAGCCTGCCtgcataattttatacattatgccTCATTGTTTTTTTAAGCAAATAAATGCTGGGTGACAATTGTTATTTGGAACAAAGAGGTAGATCTCTTGATCTTTTTGTAATCTTCATAAATCTTTCTTACATTTCAGGAAAATACGTACAGACCCAGAGTTCCGATACAAGCGTAAAAGATCATACAGCTACTCTGGTCCAGGAGAATTTCGTAACAAGAGacgtaaaaataatattgtactTCCCTCAAAATTTCTCCTTGGTGGAACTATATCAGATCCACTCAATCTTGGTTCCCTAGACAAGGAAGGGATAGCTAAGTAAGGAATGAATGCTATAGTCATGAATACCTGGTATATCTTATTTAGCTCTATTGTTAagaagataataaatgatgatgtttTTTAAAGACCAATATGGATCTCCCAAGTAGATCTTCAAGTCAACTgtcaatattgttttaatatttccgttttattttgttgtcacaagatttttatttttaatattaaatattatttcagaCTTGCTGAAGATGAGGCAGCAGGGGGAACTGTATCCAAACGATCGGATGCAGTTCGTGTTATCATACCACCGAACATCAATGACCCGTTAAATTTAGATGCTTCCTCAGATAATGAAGATGTTCTCACAGATGCCCTGCAGAAGCAACTACGGcgtaacaggaggaggagggtgagtcAGAAATGTTGTTATAAGGGtgcttactatattttttattatatttgtgttactATACAAGGTTaaacatcatcaatgttattgtgGGCTGGGTTAagtcattatattgataattttgcTTCTATTGCTGTAATGCATTACATTTCAAAGTTTTTgaggaataaacaataataatttataatttttcaaacCAGAAACGGAAACGGAGACTGTCAGAGCCAGGGAGTGCCACTGCTGATGGGGAAGGCATTGATAATGACGGAGGACCAGCTGAAGAAGAGGATTTGCAAGAGAGCATCCTGCCAGCTCCAATCCTACCAAAAGCTCCCCTTGAGGAAGCAATGAAGCCACTGACAGTGAACACAGAGTTCACAACACCACAGAGCTCAACAGAAGCACGAAAGTAAGATTGGATGCTTAGGTTGTTTGAGATGATTAACATAGTTAGTGAGAGAAACATCCATGGAAAAATTAGTGAAACATGAGTTAACCTCATTGTGCTGGTTATTTAGAATGCCTTCCCCTTCCTGAACTGGGATATTTGACACTCAATTTTTAACATGAAATTTGCtctatacatatagaaaatacaTTGTGGACTAAATATATTAGTTATCCCTATCAGTGGTAAGGTTTCAACCAATATAATTCAGGTTTCAGTGGTATTAACTGTAAAAAGTCTGCCAAGGTGTCAAGTGTTTTTTAGTGGGATCAGGTTTCTTTTGATCTCATATTCAGAAATGTGCACCAGCATTTATGGAATGTTATAGTaacttttttaaagaaattaggaTGTACAAACATGTAGATGTAGAGACTATTTTTATTCaacaaaataaaggggaaagaattatatatttaatagtcaTAGATTGCATACAAGCATATGTAAGTGCATGTTTATCTCAGTTGCTTTCTTTgcaatatttaattgtatttttccttatttcaggGAATGCACTGGACCAGTTACACCAACTGGACTAAAGCCATCAACAAGTGGTGTCACTAGACCACCATTCAAAAAGCAGCGAACTAAGTCAGACAACAAGATTGTCAGTCCAGTGATTCCCCAGCCTGGAGTGGAGCGCAAGAGACATCCAAGCCATTCCAGACAGTATACTGATAAGCCTCACCTCAGCCAACAAAATTTGGTCCCTCCCAAAAAATACAATCCTAAGAATGAACACTTTCAGTATGGGAACTATAACAAATATTATGGCTATAGGAACCCTGACCAGACTCCCGATGTGAGACTAGACTATTTGAAACGTGATTGGTTTGAGGGCAAGGAAGTGCTTGATATAGGTTGTAACATTGGACATATAACTTTAACTCTTGCAAGGGATTTTAACCCAAAGCGAGTTGTTggaattgatattgataaaaaattggtCAATATTGcggaaaaaaacatcaaacattATCTTCGCAAGAGTGATGCAGAGGAAGCCAACTTCCCCAAGtcaatgaaattattatatggtCCGTTAAAACCTCCTGTAAGAGCTGATGGCAGCCGCAGCTTCCCATACAATGTTAAGTTTGTTCATGTAAGTAAGCCTGCATGCTATTAATTTTTGTTCTTTCATCTTTGAGTGACAGAATCATTTTATAGTAgatggaaaataacaaaagattaaaaactttttttttttttctttctcttttttctttttttcaggcaaATTATGTTCTGGAGTCGGATGAATTGCTGGAAACGGTTCGGCCAGAGTTTGACCTAATACTATGTCTTAGTGTCACCAAATGGATCCATCTCAACTGGGGAGATTCAGGGCTCAAGAGATTTTTTCGACGTATATTTCACAACTTAAAGCCAGGTGGAAGACTGGTACTAGAGCCACAGGGCTGGCCGTCATACAGCAAGCGCAGAAAACTCACAGTAAGCATTTTTTCCTGCCATGCTTCAGAATTGTTTATGAATTGGCAAAATTGAttattcacacatgcatacaagcacatgcacatgtgcatacacaagctcacacacataaacacaaatgcacatgtgtatatgtactgaTGTGCACACTGACTCACAAAATGTacatacactcattcacacacacacacacactcacacgcgcacacacccacccacccacccacccacccacccacccacccacccacccacccaaccaccccacccacccgcccaccccaccccctccacacacacacacacaccacacacacacaacacacacacaggacacaccacacacacacacacacacacacacacacacacacacacacacatatatatatacacactctctcctctcctctctcctctcctctcctttcctctcttcgcttctcttctctcctctcctctcctcgtcctctcctctcctctccctctcctctctttctttctctcctctccttctcctctcctctcctctcactctcctctcactctcctttctcctctcctctcctctctctcctctctctctctccgctcctctcctctcctctctctcgtctcctctcctctccgctcctctcctctcctcttctcttctctcctctcctctctgttcacTCTCTGTTCCCTTGTCTTttccccaaaccacaacacacacaacccacaaacccccccccccccaaaaacccatctctcctctcctctcgctctctctctctctcctctcctctctctccctctcctctcctctcctctcctctctctcttctcctctcgctcctccttccttaccttcctctcttctcctctcctcttcctctcctctcctctcctcctctcctctcctcctctccacttctcctcctctcttttctctctctctctcctctctttctctctctctctctctctctctctctctttctttctttcctttcttctccttctctccctctctctctttctctctcgtctttgcctatctgtctcgtccttgtctctctctctctctttctctctctctctctctctttctctcctctctctcctctctcgccttcctctctctctcgtctctctctcttcccctctctcctctcctcttgctctctctctctctcttctttcttctttctttttttttctttctttctttctctttcctctctctctctctctcctcctctctctctcccttccctctctctctctcctctcctctctctctcctcctctcttcttcttctctctctctctctctctctctctctctcctctctctcttctctctttctcatctctctctctctctctctctctctttctctctttccttctctccttcttccccttctctctctttccttctctccttcttccccttctctctctttccttctctcctctttccttctctcgtcctctctctctctctcgtcgtcctctctgcctcctctctctctcctcgcttccctcttcttctctccttctcttctctctctcagtctctcttctctgtctgtctctctgtctctctctctttcttctgtcgtctttctgtctgtctgtcctgtctgtcttcgtgtctgtctggttctgtctcttctgtctgtctgtctgtctgtcgtctgtcctttctgctgtctgtctgttgtctctctgtctgtctagtctctcttctctctctctctctctctctctctctctctccctctccttctcctctccaccgtctgttcctcctctctctctcttcttccttgctgtctctctctctctctctctctccctctctctctctctctcctctctctcctctcactctcttctctctctttcctctctctcttcctctcttttttctcattttctcctcatctctctttcttaccttttccctctgtctctgtctctctctctgtctgtctctctctctccctggctctctctcgatctctctctctcctctcctactctctctctctctctctctctcttcttcttctctccgtctctctctcctctctctctctctctcttccttcctccatctctctctctctctctctctcggatctctctactcctctctctcttctctctcttctttcttctctctctctctctctccctctctttcttttcctctctctcctctctttctctctctctctctctctctcttctctctctcatcctcctctctcttcctctctctctctatccttctctctctctctctctctctctccttctctctcctctctctcttttccttctctcacttttccttctctctctttcctttcctctcctctctctctctcttcctctcctcctctcctctctctccgtctctctcttctctcctcatctcctctctctctctctctctctgtctctctctctctctctctctctcatctctctctcctctctctctctctctctctctctcttctctctctcttcatctctctctctctctctctctctctgtcggtctctctctcctctctctctcctctctctcttgctctctcctctctgtctctctcttttgtctcctctctctctttctctgtctgtgtgtctgtccctgttactgtctttctttcctgtccttttgtctctctgtctctctctcttttctccgtcttttctctctctctctcttctcttcctctctctactctcgtctctctctctctctctctcactctctctcctcctctctctctctctgtctctctctcatttcgtccctctctctctctctctcatctcctctcttcttctcctctcttctctcttcttcttctctctctctcctctctgttgtctgtctgtctctctgtctgtctctctctctctctctctctctctctctctctctctctctttctcgttctctctctctctcttttctcgttctctctctctctctctcgatcttctcttctcttctcctctctctttcctctcttttctctcttctctctctctctttctcctctttttctctgtctcttgtctctcctgtctgtctctctctctctcgtgtctctgtctctctctgtctctctgtctctgctatctttcttctcttttcttttctctctcatctctctctcagctctctcctctctccgctctctctcctctttccttctctctctctctctttccttctctctcgctctctctctattcttctctctctctctctctcctcgtctcctccgcagtcatctctctcttctctctctctcgtctcctctcagtctctctctctctctctctctttctctccttctcctctttctcttctcttttcctgtctgtctctctcctctctgtctcctcctctctgtctctctccctctctctctctctctctctctcggtgtctttgtgtctctctgtgtgtctctctgtgtgtctctctgtcctctcatccgtctctcgctctctctctctctctctctctcttctctctctctcctctctctctctctcagtcgtctcctctgtcctctctctctctcttcctcgtcatctcctctctctcctcaatctctctctctctctctcgtctctcttcttcctctctctgctccatctctctcttctctcttttctctctctctctttctcttcttggctctcctctcgtctctctcgctcgtccctctcgcattctctctctcttctctctcatctctcctctcgtcagttcatctctctctctctctctctcctccagttcGTCATcgtactctcatctctctctcttcgtatcctGCTCTCTCCTATcgccgtcttctcttctctctctctgtctctctcatctcctctctctcctctccctctctctctctctctctctctcgcctccctctctctcgcctctcccctccctctcgtctctctctcccctcctctctctctctctcccctccctctctctctctccatcccctctcaccctctctctctctctctctctcttctctctcctctctctctctcctctctctctctctctcctcctctctctctctccgcttcccgtccctctctctctctctctctctctcctcctccatctcactctctctctcttctcccctccctctctcactctctctctctctcccctccctctccactccctctctctctctctctctctctctcctcgcctctcctttcctctctcctctctcaaaaaaaaattcatctcctctctcatctctcgtctctctcctctcctccgtctcccgcccccctccttctctcccgtctctctcctctcttctctcccaccatccccccctctctctctctctctctcccctccccctctcctctctttcctctctctccccctctctcgtctggtcctctctctctctctctcctctctctctctactctctacctcctctctatcctcccctcgcgtcttctccctcctctcgctcctctctctcctctcctctcctctctcacctctcctctctccgctctctctctctctcctccctctcctcctcccttctctcctcgtccttctcctgccttctctcgtctctccccctctctcctctctctcatctcatctctctctcaaattctctcctctctctctcctctcactcctcgcccctctccgtcgccctctccctgccctctctcttctctctctctcgtccccccgctctctctctctctctctctcccctccctctctctctctcttctctcctctcacctccctctctctctctctccttctctccctctcacccttctcatctctctcttctcctctctctctctcccctctctctcttcgtcctctccctctcgtctctcttcattttaaatctctctattttttttttatctctcgctccctcttctctctctcctctctctcttctcgcctctctctcacctctttctcgtctctctccctcgctcctctctcctctctctctctctctctcctctcctccctccaacccctcagtcccccctccctctctctctctctctctctctcccccctctctctctctctctcttcgtccgtcgttcctccacttccctccctccctctctcctctctcctcctctctccctcctctcctctccactcccctccccctctcactcgtcctcgcatctctcctcctctctctgtccctctctctctcgactcccctctctcatccctcatcctctctcccctcctctctctctctcgtctccctcagctcggttctcctctcttcctcacccctcccctctctcccctccctctctctctctcctctctcttctcttctcctcatcctgtGTCCGTCAagatctcttcctcctcgtctctctccctctctcctccgctcctcgctcttccccccttctctctctctctcatgctctctcctcatcctcctcccgcatccggctctctctcctctcctctcccctctcctctctcctctcgcctcactctcctctcctctcccgtcctctcgcccctcctcctccctcccctccctcctatctctctctccgatccTTCCCCGcgcctctctcctcgtctccagtctctcgctctctcctctctcccccgtctctcattctccgactcctctctctctcgctctgaccCTCACTTctcatctctccgtctccctctctcttctctctcccctctctctccctctcgctctcatctcaactcctctcctcctccctcttcttaccctcgttctcctctctcccctctcgttctctctctctcgatccccctccctctcgtctctctctcttctgtctctcatcctccgcacctctctctctctctccatcctctctcctctctctctctctctcccactctcgctcccctccctctctcccccctcctcccacctcctctcccttctctccctctctccctctctcctccctccccactcctctctcttctccctcctctccctcatcttcccatgcgtttcccccctactccctctctcccccccatctctctcttctcgtctcgtctcgtctcctctctctctcacctcctccctctctctcaatccatcTCCCTCaggaatctcttctctctctctctctctgtctcccccccaatctctctctctgtctggtctgtctgtctgttgtcccctgtctctctcctctctgcttctgtctgtctgtctgtctgtctgtctttcctgtctgtctgtctctgtctgtctgtctgtctgtctgtcctgtctctctctctgccatctctctctctctcaatccaaactcaatctctctcctctcctcatctctctcctctccatcactctctctctctctctctctctctactttggtCTGGTTTGATTTTGGTTGGAATAATACCTGCTTACCTTAAATTAACCACTCTCACTGttcatacagaaagaaagaaagaaagaaaaaaaaaaaatatatatatataatatatatatatatatatataatatatataaatatatatataaaatatatagtaactaaatatatatatattatatcctatctatctatctgtctatgctatcgatatatatatagatatatatatataatatagtatatatataatatatgtttggtatatagatatatatatatatatataatatatctatatatataatattacatatatatatatatatacatatatataagaagattacatataatctatataatatacctatactatatatattagatatatatacattatattacaatatatctatagtaatacatatatacacattatatacatattaccttactatctatatatatatatatatatatatatgatactaaatctctactatatctatatatatatactatatatgtatatatatatatctatctaggtTTACTGATACCTACATATACTCTCTAATATCATCTCTTATAATctcactatatcaatatatatatccgtatatatatatacaccacaccacctgtatatatatatacatgtgtatataggatatacatgtgtatatatctatacatgtgtatatatctacatgtgtatatatagtatacataatagatattatatatatatatataatattaattatatatatataataatataataaatatataatatatatagtatatatataatacatatattatatataatataatatattattacatatatattatacatatatatcttatttttacctatctatctatacatattatatccatcacatatatatactactatacatgtatatctatacattatatatctataatatatatctctacattatctatacaatatatatatatattatacatatatatatatatatataatagtataaacgatatactctatctatatatctacatattcatatatatatacattatattattatataatatatagtatactatatatatatatacatatctatatatatacatatttatatataccatatatgaatgatacatatatatatatatatatatatagatctcttattatatatagtatatatatatatatataatatatacacacacacacacacacacaaacacacacaactaacacacacagcacaccgaacacacacacaccacacacacacaaacacacacaccccacacccacatatatacacatacatatattcatatatgccatatatggatatatattgtatgtggtatataattatttaaagaaatagtatatatatatctttaatatatatattataaatttttatatatataactatatattccaataagtaaaaaaaaaattatatataatatatagaatatatatatatatatatatataatatatatatataaaaattatatatatctatatcataatagatatatatatatatatagaattccatagtaaagaaaaaaaaatatattaatatattatatatatatgattatatatataactaatataaactatgtatactataatagtatatatatatatatatataataatatatattatatatctctaatatctatatctagtatatactaatatatagtaatatatatatataagatcatagatatatataatatatatattatatatctatatatatatatatattctatatataatatctgctataataattatatatatagtctaactataatattctatatttctatatatgttatatatatattatatatcatatatatatctatatcttatatatcttagataatattatatatattataatatattataaatatattataaatatattatatatatatatataaaatatatctattttatatatataaaatatatatatttatatataaactaatatatttaaatctaaaatatatatttcccttcttgtttatattttctatattttatatctttattattatagtatttatatatatattttatatatatatcatcatattcatatatttgtctatattattctatactatcactatataaatatatatcaatcatatatattttatatataaatatattattctctatctatctcgtatatatatcttacctACTATCCTATCTAGCATATCTCTCTATCCATAcgtatctcatctctctataatctctatatcttatacagTAGACAGAAAAAactaaagatgaaaaataaacacaaaaaaaaaaaaaaaaaaaaatatatagttatataaagagGATCAATAGTACGCAATTATCACTTATATCAtcgatatatcatctatatatctcttatatactatatatatatctatataatataatctatattcgtatctctctatatatctatattatatagatcctCTATCTAagtcaattatatatattctcatatataatatatactatatattatacatctatactatagatattatatctaatatctactctatatatatatctatatatattatatatctatatatactttttttttatttactgtattttggaattctttatatatatctaatttatcctactatctatctattcctcatatattatattctctcatATCATacattatctattctatattaacTATTCCCTCCGtacccaccaaacaaaaaaaaaaaaaaaaatatcttaatctctctctctatctctatctatatctatatactctctatctctaatctatatatcaatatatctcaaGTAAACACtagactaatgtgtgtgtgtgtgtgtgtgtgtgtgtggtgtgtgtgtgtgtgtgtgtgtgtgtggtgtgtgtgtgtgtgtgtgtgtgtgtg encodes the following:
- the LOC119575123 gene encoding 7SK snRNA methylphosphate capping enzyme-like, with the protein product MSSELGVERPTTLALPESRMERRVHFSDVAGAQILSDEPTEENTTPSPKKIRTDPEFRYKRKRSYSYSGPGEFRNKRRKNNIVLPSKFLLGGTISDPLNLGSLDKEGIAKLAEDEAAGGTVSKRSDAVRVIIPPNINDPLNLDASSDNEDVLTDALQKQLRRNRRRRKRKRRLSEPGSATADGEGIDNDGGPAEEEDLQESILPAPILPKAPLEEAMKPLTVNTEFTTPQSSTEARKECTGPVTPTGLKPSTSGVTRPPFKKQRTKSDNKIVSPVIPQPGVERKRHPSHSRQYTDKPHLSQQNLVPPKKYNPKNEHFQYGNYNKYYGYRNPDQTPDVRLDYLKRDWFEGKEVLDIGCNIGHITLTLARDFNPKRVVGIDIDKKLVNIAEKNIKHYLRKSDAEEANFPKSMKLLYGPLKPPVRADGSRSFPYNVKFVHANYVLESDELLETVRPEFDLILCLSVTKWIHLNWGDSGLKRFFRRIFHNLKPGGRLVLEPQGWPSYSKRRKLTKRIFENYKNIRLFPEKFNDYLLHEVGFSTSEKMVTPHHASRGFQRPIIVYTKAGISTKVSSSGEGMSREGSTKRERVKAGRDCEDKKKETAEKIVEVEASAKKALKRTMDDSSTEAQGSILEKKSRIKCKDEEQKNADVQTPSNDTKLSTHQITGQNECAENIENLKKSNNTLVHNSQEAGGLVSVTERPDDSVLKACDASVCDTVITGSTGNSSLVNEVVSQVTHSPSNAQSESKFDNLPYTTITNVDNTEKCSATSEHVIQAVTPPGISVSQVDVSDISLAKDESCAVYNVRTLPREEDFTVIDNCISRKTEGIDTGLVGVKNNRHSLENKASVCNDIKSLDREIPGDMVNSEVSAGLSSSKSPKGKENLDCPS